The following is a genomic window from Plasmodium knowlesi strain H genome assembly, chromosome: 1.
GACAATGCCTTCCCCAGCAGGtgccttcccttctccttgcGGATAGGACATTTTTCCCAACGGGTCCAACTCCCCCTCATGCATATTCTTTGAAAGATTTATTGGCGCGTTAGCTACATGTGACACCACATTTTCTGGAGCTACATCGGCAGTGCTATTTTGTACCAATCCCAAATTGTTCATTTGGCTCTTGTTGAGAGTTCCCAAATTAATACCCACGGATGAGCGTCCTCTCTCACTCGCCTTTTGCTTCTTCACATTATCTAGAGCCAGGTTAGCCTTGTCAAAACGATTCAAATAGGTAACATTCCTATTGTTAATTCTTACAATTTGCTCCGTCTCTACATAGTTAGCCACATAGCCATCATCATTGATGCCTCTCTTATTAAATCGCGTTCCACCCAAGACGGAGGAGCGACGACTAATGAGAAGCAACTCTAAGCACCTCCTATTTATTTCAATAGAAGTGTAAGAAATGTAACCCTGAATTACTGAGCAAAACCAATTATCATCAATTTTGCATTTAcacttgatttttttaatcatttgATAATTCCacatgaaatttttttcgcttaCATTTAGGAAAGATCGTTTCCTATGCGTTGACGATGAAGAAAACATGGGTTCTACATCTACCTCTTGGatattctttttcgttttcttttgaATACACTGCGTTAAGTCATAGTCATATGAGTAGTACATGTGTACTGTAAGAATTTTTTGTatcatttttaacattttgtgcatgtccatttttatattcatttttttttcatccgtTTTCATACTTTGgtcatttgcatttttgagGCTCAGGGGGTAGGAGTTCCTCTTCTCACTATGTTCGCTACTTTCCACCACACCAAGGTTGTTCCTTACGTTGAAGTACGAGTTATTAATGAGGTCCTTCAGGTCCCCCTTGCTTTCCGTAGTTCCATTCTTTGGCGAATTCCCTACCGACTCCTCTCCCCTATTTATTGGTATACCCTTATCTTCCTCAACATTACTACTAGCTCCTTCATTCTTTGATCCaattcttcccttcttttcatcattatatatgcacatcaAATTTTGGTAGTAACTATCGTTATTCCCGTTGCTAGGCACCCCTCCATCCGCTGCTTCTGTTCCTGCTATATCACCCTTATCATCGGGGAGGTTTTCACCAGGTGGCCACAAACTAgatttcttctcattcttcCCACAGTTTAAGGAATTATTCTGatcattctttccttccttttcatatGATTCCTTGATATCATCATGAAGTAAATGATTTAATTGATTTTCCTGTCCAACTATTTGGTTTTCAGCAACTGTCAATTCCGCAATGTCCTTCTTCCTATCCGTAAACAAATCGTCAATCAAGTTAATGTTTATTTTTGGAGAGCCAATGTGTTCTTTTCTGTCACCATCATCCTTATTTGCATAAGGAGCGTCTGGTTCTGTTGTGATACTTTTATTCTTATGATTATTGGCACCGTAGGTACTAAtgccattttccttttccatctcCTCTCTACCTCTGCAGTTATGTTCACTATTCGTTACCCTTTTTGGCCTGCCTCCATTTTCCTGCCGAGTGAACTTTTCCTTACCGTTGAGGACTTGCATCATAAATTCGTTTTCGTCCAGTGTAGACGAATTCGTATTCATCATTTCTTCCTCGTTCCGTTCCATTCCCCCGCGGGTGTGGCTGCTGCTACCAGCTCCGATACTGCTGCCAGGAAGGCAGCTAGTAACACCCTCTATAACGTTGCCTGGAACGACGCCTCCACCACCACCAGTAATTGCACCACCACGGCCATCATAATTCGTGATGTCTGAAATAATGTTCAGAAAACTTTTATGGTTGAACTGATTTGTGAGCCACCTTTTCGCAGTATTAAAATTGAggattttcttatttttctcctctttcttGTTATAGTTGCCACTTGTGTGGGTTCTATAATTCGTGGGTTCGACCTCCATTTCGAATTCACCTCCAAATTTGTTCCATGTGCTGGTACCCCTGTCTTCATTTATCTTGCTACTTTTATTTGCAAAGTGCTTTCTGTACACATCCTCCTGGTCCATTTGGTAGTTTTTCTCAATTTCATTGTCTGAACTGCCTGGCTCGAAGGAGGGATCGTTCGAGTTCGCCTTCTGCTGGGCACTGCCCACCCTGTGGCCACGATGGTCATCATGGTGATCACCAGGATTCCTGACAAACTTGGCTATCGCCGTGCTGTGACTTTGACTGCTATTGTTTATAACCTCAAAATCTTTGCCTATATCTTCCTGATTAACGAGGTGATCGATAAAGTAACTATTGGAGTTATCATCCACATTCAGTGCATTGCTAATAATGGTATTAAAGGAAACAATGTTAATATTATAAGGGATGTAATGCACCTTCtctattttatatatgctcctatatttgtttaaataaaagaatttgCACAAGAGCTTCCATTTATCTactacaaaaagaaataacTCGTCCTTAATTTCTATTGTACCAATTATATTATCTATGATTAGCTCACTTATTAcgtttccaaattttttgctcttcttcCTGATTTTgtctttatttattaatttctcCGTGCACTTTCCACTATCGCGGAAAATGAATAAGGATGGTACCTTGaccttatcatttttgttgtctTTTAAATTCTTTATGTAGATTATTTTAAATACCTTTTCGTATATTATTAACAAGTACCTTCCTTCAGTGCTATATGCATTCATCAGCGTTGCTTGGTGtcgatgtatatatatatatatttttttttttttttttcgtctgaTATATGGGGGTGCAGAAATTCTTACGTCGTACACGTGGTGTATTGCAGCTGCTTGGATTGCGTGCAAATGGTCTCTCAGAATACGCGAGGAAATCAAAGGGGCAGAGCTAAATTAATTCGAGGaacgaaaacaaaaacaaatctGGCAAGAACAAATATGTTTACTACACAAAATATAACCTTTTAGTGTGTATATACTTGTCCAGCTTTTGTTACCTCCCAACGATCTGATACACCTTCCACGTACACAATGCACAGATAAGtacagacaaaaaaaaaaaaaaaaaaaaaaaaaaaaaaaaaactcagaTACACTCGTGCACGTTTACCCCCTCAACAGGACGCAATGATAAATTAACAGATTCTCTCGCACTAGATAAAAGGACGAAGAGTTTATCTGCACATGTGGGTGcccagggggggaggagttCCGTTGAAGAGCGGTTTGATCTTCACATGTTAATGTGCACTTGTAACAACGTGCGCACGAGCGCGATAAAATGAGGCCCCACTTAAACGCTAACACACACTACTACGCAGGGAGAAAGTGCTCACTCCtggaaggtgaaaaaatacTTAATCGCGCAGGAGTTTTCTATGCGCctcaaaaatggaaaagacaCATTTGTTATCTTTTTAAATAAGCTCTTTCACCATCTCtcgtttcacttttttttttttttttttttttttttgtcattttaaaGGGAGCAATTTCACTTGTACTTTCGCTGCTGTTACTAAATAgagattaaaaattttcagcAAATTATGCGTAACGATTTAAGGGGCATAtaaaaacataaaacaaaatttatttgCAGGATGAGTTCACACCTTTTAAAGGAGGCATATACACACAGTGTGCGTAGTTATATCACGTTTGAGGGTGCGGAAAGGATTACAACTATTTGTTCGCGCACTCGGAGGGGTCCTGCTCCTACTGGTTGTACTGTTGGGGGATGCATACGTGCACTACGCACTGATTAAAGTAAACTTCCCAGCTGTATGTGCGAAGTAGTCATATCACAGTGTAGTCATTACTGCAAATTCGCGCGAAGAAACAGTTCGTGCCTCCCAAGTCGATCATCTAGCTCGCCTGGATGCAGCCTGCGCGCAGGATGATGCAAAAGCGAAATGCCCCTGTTGAGCGTACGAATGGagttgggggggggaggtgaaTTGCACGCACATGAAACACGTACACAGTTGCGAACATTCGTGGCCTCTTACACGCTGCGTGGCGCGCCACATAAAACACAAAcaaggagggggaaattcATAAACTTTCAGAACACACATACGTCGTGTGTCGTACAGGGTGTGTAATACGTAGTACGttcgtatgtacatgtacggGCATATTCATACGATAATACGCATCCGCTTGTGCGCTCGCTTATTCATTCAAAAAACGCAGAGGCGCGTGGATAAGTTTCATAAAAGGCGGGTTAAAAGGAACACAACAATGAAGTTTTCGCAGTAtcttaaaaagaattaaaaaattacgaaaaaaataattgtacATTTGgggtatacatacgtatatgtaacGTATATATTTGAACATATGCGTACTGCTTACATTTTATATGCTTTCCCTTTTGCTGTAATTTTTCCAGAGTGGATTATTCCTTTATCCatgcatttaaaatttttttttttttttttttttttcgtctattcggaatagaaaatttattaaaaaggaataaaaaaaaaaaaaaataaaaaataatcgtCCAACGAAAGCTGCGAACTCTGTTTTAAATATTCTTGatgtgtaatttttccattttgaacaattaaggaaaaatcgtaaaggggtaaaaaataCGATTTGTGCCAAGTTCAAATAACCTATCACAAAGtaattataataaatatcAAGGGCATTTAATAAATTGCACCATTTTGTGTAGCGATTTATCCCCTCGAAATaatcacctttttttttttttttttttttacttccccttAGGGAAGGGACAAGTGTCATAATCGCCGTAATCACCATCGTCAGATTGACAAATTTTCGCTGCTCGAAATGATGGTCCTTTGcattctcccctttttagtGCCTCAAAAGCATGCACCTGCCCAAGTGTACATGACTGACGAAAGAAATCGCTCCGCACTACATACACTATTtataaagaggaaaagaaaaatacgcACACGTTTTTTCATTCCCGAATGTTACATCCGCTTGGGGAATTGTCCCACCTTCGCGCCTCGTATAGggcgcaattttttttcactttttaaaacaatatgttggaggaggaaaaacaaaaaaagaaaaagctggCATAACATTTTCCGAAATGGATCCTTCCTTACCACATTCCCGTTGAACAGCTACACACAACATATATGGATGTAAGGTGACACAAACATTTTACTCCGCTTTATCATTATTTCTGTTCATCTGCGAACTGTCTGTTGCGTCACCGCGTCGTCAGCATAACACTTACGACATACACATGTgaagttacaaaaaaggagtgaaaaaaaaagaaaaaaaaactccaacGTAGAGCTACAAAAATGAGtgtaaaagaataaaggagaaaagtacTCCCTATTTTTGTGTTTCTCCTCTCGTGCGACACCTCCCGAACGATTAACACAAATGTTGAAGAGACTCATGTCCACGCTGAAAAGAAGCGGTCGCGTCGTACCAAGTCTATCTGGCCTGTTCGGCAAACACCTACTTGCAGCTACATGCACAGATAGCGTAATAAGCAAATATAGTAAAGACCCTTcctgttccatttttaagaCAAAAACGGGAATCCCCACCATACGATATGCAGCAATCTTCCGCCAATGTACAACCCAATTTGGTTCTGACAAGGACACTTTTCCTAAAAGTATGTCTTCTTTTGGTGCCTCTTCTCCTTGGTCTTCGCCTCATCCTCATAAGTAGGCATATTGTCCAAAACGATGGTgtcttcttcatattttgcctcatcctcatttttattctttttcgtttttcttttctttgctAAAATTTGCAGCGCGCCGTCATCCAACCTCTGCACAGAGTTATATTCATTGCTGTCGTAAATTTCCGCTTTTCTATTGGGGAATCTGGGGATCTTCTCATGGCCCTTAAGAATTCCTTTCTTTATTAAGCGCTTACGCTcttcgttcattttattataaaaGTATAGTTTTTtggataatattttattttttttacttaggCAATTTCTCCTTGGGGAAATGTGTAAAGCTTTTCgccctccctttttctggtacctttttttcttcttcacaatATCGTAGTACTTATTTTGCAGCTTGAGCATTTTGCttacttttttgtttaagtTTTGAAAGATTATTTGTTTCTTGTCAACCGTTTTTTCGATGATGTTGTTAACTAgtgatgtattttttttgctaaaaaATGAGGTTAACGTATTGCTACTTCCGCCACAATATGTACTGCCATTGCTATGCGCCACTTTACTGGACTTGTAAATATAATCATTTATATTATTGCTAATGTCGTAATTTATTATGTCGCAATTTTCAAACTGTATGCCCCTGCTAAATATATTTGTGCATACCAAAatgtttgttttattttttttgaaatttccaTAATTTTGACTCCTTTCCTTGTAGCTCATTTCGTTGTGAATACAACTCACCTTGTACTTGAGTTCGGTCAGCAGGTCAGCAACGTTCTGCACGCTTTTTCTCGTGTTACAGAAAATTACATGTCTACTGAGGAAATGTCTTTTATCCATACCCCCCTTCACGCCGACACTACTTCTCGCATCCTTACTGTTTAGAAGCTCCAACAGGAGAGcagttttttccttatttttgctATTAATAAATATGTGTTTCATTTCGGAGCTGACATCGTGGCTCTTCAGGTGTATCACCTCCTGGATATGCTTACTCCTCATGTTGTTGGCGAGAAACTCGCTGATGCAGAAGGTTTTCGTCGCCGACACGAATATGGATATGGGGATGTTCGAGCTGAGGgtgttcttttcattttcggcTCCTCCACTGTTCAGCACTCGAATGACTTCCGCACGTTCGTTCCTTTCATTGCGCTCTGTGATTTTCCTTTCGGTGCTGCGAGGGCTGGCCTCTTCGGAGGGATTTTCCCCATTGATACTGCTTCCCGCACATGACTCATTCGTTTCTCTTTCTCCATCAGATGATTTGGGGGCACCCGTTCTGTAACTTCCGTCGTCGGCACCATGTCCCACTTCACCTTCTTCACATATATCTGGACTCATCTCATTATTCCCCTCTTCCTGTGCCATGTAACCTcttattttttgccttattAGACTACTCTTGCGTCCTCCACGACGGGTACTCCGACGTGCTTCTTCGTTTTCCAAGTCgaagtgttttttttgtccttggTGCCCATCCCCATGAGGATCACCAGGGTGATCATCTTTGAGAACATAACTGGGGTAGTCACCCACATTCGAATCCTCAGCCGAgatcccccccctaaaataGTACATGTTAGTGTAGTTCTTTATATGGTTAAACA
Proteins encoded in this region:
- a CDS encoding RNA helicase, putative, with translation MIRGPNIRSLGGKGRGPGVCKMFKGMLMSRNRNSTAISGGGLQIEGQSREGTDKRDDHNEDKPEDPSRKDQKASRIHIRRTNFKGVNFKEGLQSASFLEFNFKTDVYLKLNEMKIVTPTQIQRNVIPLLLQGRGESTEGGAELVTCDQKVDVYREILKSRNHINGYLKESFNMRGDFYDVEKYESGDGGKEVGEKHFRGRQSPGRYAHERRLPTAVPSHREEANSGGEKRKCFNDVYVIVSPDNTGKTLSYFLPILNNFYMNNEKIMKSLSKFYHFLNKYNYKKFRNKVFRKREKLICANRRMDNFFFHIAYEKHRVRNRYIYIRKYKNYNVSRSYVKNKKNNELNCLKHKKNVFFPYAIILTNTREAAFELFSFLKNFDINIELLAGGYLYKRKSVKKFHVEMLSPSPDGEAPRMDYADQLYQSHDEDHLGGFTNMRSEFIKTNDFLKRISKNVKRSSKAINYNIDILVGTPDKIFEKIDNCRNKHLYNFKFLKYVVVEQAETMCNAFNEGKLQLVFNHIKNYTNMYYFRGGISAEDSNVGDYPSYVLKDDHPGDPHGDGHQGQKKHFDLENEEARRSTRRGGRKSSLIRQKIRGYMAQEEGNNEMSPDICEEGEVGHGADDGSYRTGAPKSSDGERETNESCAGSSINGENPSEEASPRSTERKITERNERNERAEVIRVLNSGGAENEKNTLSSNIPISIFVSATKTFCISEFLANNMRSKHIQEVIHLKSHDVSSEMKHIFINSKNKEKTALLLELLNSKDARSSVGVKGGMDKRHFLSRHVIFCNTRKSVQNVADLLTELKYKVSCIHNEMSYKERSQNYGNFKKNKTNILVCTNIFSRGIQFENCDIINYDISNNINDYIYKSSKVAHSNGSTYCGGSSNTLTSFFSKKNTSLVNNIIEKTVDKKQIIFQNLNKKVSKMLKLQNKYYDIVKKKKRYQKKGGRKALHISPRRNCLSKKNKILSKKLYFYNKMNEERKRLIKKGILKGHEKIPRFPNRKAEIYDSNEYNSVQRLDDGALQILAKKRKTKKNKNEDEAKYEEDTIVLDNMPTYEDEAKTKEKRHQKKTYF